A window of Brachybacterium fresconis contains these coding sequences:
- a CDS encoding anthranilate synthase component II, with protein sequence MHGRPAAGARVLVIDNYDSFVYTIVGYLQQMGADTTVVRNDEVPEDGAGAVDLSGFDGVLVSPGPGTPSTAGRSLEVIGACAEGAVPLLGVCLGHQALGQFFGATVGHAPQLMHGRTSELTHDGASVFAAAPSPMIATRYHSLTVDPATIPACLEVTARTADGMIMGLAHRELPLHGVQFHPESVLTENGHLMLAHFLELCDGRDAVERSAGLVPLMTAG encoded by the coding sequence ATGCACGGACGCCCTGCCGCCGGCGCGCGCGTCCTGGTGATCGACAACTACGACAGCTTCGTCTACACGATCGTCGGCTACCTGCAGCAGATGGGCGCTGACACCACGGTGGTGCGCAACGACGAGGTGCCCGAGGACGGTGCTGGGGCCGTGGACCTGAGCGGGTTCGACGGGGTGCTGGTCTCCCCGGGGCCCGGCACCCCGAGCACCGCCGGTCGCTCGCTCGAAGTGATCGGTGCCTGCGCCGAGGGTGCGGTGCCGCTGCTCGGGGTGTGCCTGGGCCACCAGGCGCTCGGCCAGTTCTTCGGGGCCACGGTGGGCCATGCGCCGCAGCTCATGCATGGCCGCACCAGCGAGCTCACGCACGACGGCGCCAGCGTGTTCGCCGCCGCTCCCTCGCCGATGATCGCGACGCGCTACCACTCGCTCACGGTCGACCCGGCCACGATCCCGGCCTGCCTCGAGGTCACCGCCCGGACCGCCGACGGGATGATCATGGGGCTCGCGCACCGCGAGCTGCCGCTGCACGGCGTGCAGTTCCACCCGGAGTCGGTGCTGACGGAGAACGGTCACCTGATGCTCGCGCACTTCCTCGAGCTGTGCGACGGCCGCGACGCCGTCGAGCGCTCCGCAGGCCTCGTGCCCCTGATGACCGCAGGCTGA